gGATTCCTTGTGTCCTCTAGAACCGCTTTCTCTTTTGGATGGTGCTGCTGAAgtgaaaattttgtttcttcaagCTTCATTTTCTGTGTTGGTCATTCTGTTTGTGGCCAACACATTCTTTTGTCACATGTGTTAATATCACTGTCTTAGGATCTGTCAAAATGAAGAATAACTTCCTTTTCTGTGCCAGACCTGATTTGATAGTCTTAATTGCAAAGATGCAGACCTTTCTTGGCACCAAAATACAGGAACTAGGCACAGATCTCACAGCTCTTTTTGTCCCTTATAAACACGATGCCCAGTGTTTTGATATTACCAGCATGGCTGTCCTGGCTCTGCCTGAACTCAAGTGCCTGCTGTGGTCTGCGGGGTCCAGCCTCAGATCAGGTACTGCTCCCTCTGTGACTGGGAGCCAATGCTAAAGAGCCTCTAATCCAGAGTGAGGTCATCCTTCAGGAAATGAAGAAGGTTCTAAGacttttgaaaataatctttcttgTAGCTAGGTTGTAGACTCTGGATAAAACTGACTCATGCCTTTCCCCAAGGTAAAAACTCCTTTGGCTTCTGCCCATAGTAAGATCTTATCAGGTCCTTCTTCTGGTTTAGGAGAACTGTTAGTTAGCCATGTTTTtataaaagatatttggaaattaaatagctaggcaggtagatagatagataatatctatatagagatatatatctatataaaacaAGATCATGAACACAATAGCTATAAAAAGAGCATCAAGTGAAGTCTGAGCATCCTCATCCCAGGGAAGGTGTGAAGATACACCACCAGGAAGAGTACAGCCCTGGGTTGCATTCTCGGCTTGACAGTTACAGCCATAATTAGTCAATATTCCAGTCCCATAATGAAGAGTGGATTATGTTATAAGAAGTTTATGTTATAAGAAGTTTGCCTCCCTCTGAGGGTTTCCCTGATAATCCTCATATTCACTGTTGCATTACTTCTTCTGCAGGGTTCTTAGCCTTAGGCCCATGGACACAAGAAGTCTGGCATAGTCCTATAGCTCAAGCAAAATATAAATCACAaccaaaaatatttgataaattatttcaaaaaaatgagttTCACTTGTAATagtaagtactttattttttgcttttaaaattattattctggGACAATGTCCATAGGCTTCAAAGAACCAATAAAGGGATCCATGGCACTAAAAAGAATCCCTAAGGTAGTGGAAGAAGGTCTTTTTACATGATCTGCACTTTCATTAATCTCATTTTCACAGGCCTTGGTTCTTTGTTCCATGATCTCACCACCATGCCTCTTGGTTTGTGCCACATGTGTCTACGATGTGCTGTaactctctgtcttcctctgggAAGAACACTGCTTTCAATACGGTAACAGTGCCATTCATAATGGAAATTTTCTTCATACTTATTTCAACATTTACTGAACAAATCCTATGTGCCAGTTACTATGCTAGCCAAAGGGGATActaggtcaaaaaaaaaaaattttctgctttttatcaacttaaaatctaagatttgtgtgtgtgtgtgtgtgtgtgtgtgtgtgtgtgtaaagtaaTAACTTCTTGATTTATGTTGCCCCTGCAGATCTTGGAGGCATCTGAGGTTTCATGGGGACTTTCCAGCATTCCAGACTGCTGCCCTGCAATGAAGCTCTGAGTCATAGTCTTTGGGCCTAAGGTACTGGCTACGATGTGGAACCCCAGGACAGCCAACCTGACTAACCTTCACTCTAAGCAGAAGCCCAGAATGAGCCTGGCCTAAAATCACAGTAAGCACTGAAGACTTCTTTGTTaatggaaagaggaaaggagaaaagggttTCCAACACACTGCAACAGTCTTTCCACCATTCCAAAGAGCCTACCTTTCTTATAAACGAAGCCATTCTATCTAGTGACTCTCATTCTAGCCTTTTGCCAGAAACAGAGCATGTCAATCCTGGtgcaaaaataaagacaaacccTCAGAAAAATAGACCTGGAACTGTGATACTCTCAAAACGGTCCAGTAGGAGGATTATGTCGGAAAGCCAGCCCAGCCCCCCTGTGATCCCATCCCGCAGGCCTGGGTTCCGGGTGTGCTATGTCTGTGGCCGGGAATTTGGGTCCCAGTCACTTGGCATTCATGAGCCCCAGTGCTTGGAGAAGTGGCGTATTGAAAACAGCAAGTTGCCCAAGCACCTGAGGAGGCCAGAACCTTCCAAACCTCCGCCTCTCAGCAGCAGCGGGTCCTACAATCTTCAGGCAGCGAATGAGGCAGCGTTCCAGAGTTCTCAGGCTCAGCTGTTGCCCTGTGAATCCTGTGGCCGCACATTCTTGCCAGGTCGTCTTCTTGTTCATCAGAGAATCTGCAAGCTGAAGGGGGAGATGCCCAGAGCACCAAATCCCAACTGTTCTGATGACCTTGCTGGTCTCAAGAAAGCTTCTGGTGGTGTCCCAACCCAACCAAGAACTCTCATCTGCTACATTTGTGGTAGGGAATTTGGCACCCTGTCCCTTCCTATCCATGAGCCCAAATGCCTGGaaaagtggaaaacagaaaatgaccGGCTTCCCAGGGAGCTCCGCCAGTCACTCCCACAGAAGCCTCAGCCCCTTCCAACTGGACAGTCCAACCAAGAGGGGCCAAGTCAAGCTCAGCTCATGCCCTGCCCAAACTGTAGCCGGACCTTTGCCCCTGACCGCCTTCTGGTACACCAGAGAAGGTGTAAAGCTCAACCTAGTGGGCCAAAAGTTCAGGATTTGACCTTAGGGAGTAAAGGTGGCCTGAAAGAGTCCAATAGCTCCAAGCAGCAAAGGAACATGGCGGCACCTACTATGACTGATAAGGTAATTTCATGCCACATGAGATGCACTGGGTGGACCTGGGGGTACATTCTCCCTCCAGGGGAATGAGAGAAAACTGTCCCCAGAATCAGCTGCCTCAATCCCTAGGATAGTTTCTTTTAATATCTTATTTCTGCCTCAGT
This window of the Camelus dromedarius isolate mCamDro1 chromosome 3, mCamDro1.pat, whole genome shotgun sequence genome carries:
- the ZNF475 gene encoding zinc finger protein 474 isoform X1, with the translated sequence MERGKEKRVSNTLQQSFHHSKEPTFLINEAILSSDSHSSLLPETEHVNPGAKIKTNPQKNRPGTVILSKRSSRRIMSESQPSPPVIPSRRPGFRVCYVCGREFGSQSLGIHEPQCLEKWRIENSKLPKHLRRPEPSKPPPLSSSGSYNLQAANEAAFQSSQAQLLPCESCGRTFLPGRLLVHQRICKLKGEMPRAPNPNCSDDLAGLKKASGGVPTQPRTLICYICGREFGTLSLPIHEPKCLEKWKTENDRLPRELRQSLPQKPQPLPTGQSNQEGPSQAQLMPCPNCSRTFAPDRLLVHQRRCKAQPSGPKVQDLTLGSKGGLKESNSSKQQRNMAAPTMTDKPTMIRRPPTIVCYICGREYGTKSIAIHEPQCLKKWHNENNLLPKELRRPEPKKPELRTITAKGFYDLDALNEAAWTSAQSQLVPCNICGRTFLSDRLIVHQRSCKPKVAK